A single genomic interval of Zingiber officinale cultivar Zhangliang chromosome 4A, Zo_v1.1, whole genome shotgun sequence harbors:
- the LOC121971666 gene encoding uncharacterized protein LOC121971666 isoform X1, which translates to MDFLRLGSMAQKEEVDVHEITVKCGTKGSMRRCSTSGTITKGSSDASIRSEKPIPHYLRVSAGSCHDICKYGRKHDSVPESKSPQKPSPHYRRASTGSCHDISKYGRKHESETVSKQRLSFSKSGGKLKLIDESLVANNLNMENCKKRATIKQKYSFQKDELPEKMADSNLKAGSKLGTSDKYMDIKLQSVSSCQKSSVSSDQEVLQTSEIKEAGTKIKDDGTPEKYVDIKFWSVSSCKKNFLSSDREVLGTSECKDTKVQVIDLKDETKKQVMKLKTPSKLNSLVYKSKIDEQKHAPSAEGNDAVQKLGAITNKTPTFLEPTASSKAKLVAAHDNPTDLNHNSSVSHVNEKYVASKEAGISKEKERIDKATRESTKTPAKHILRSSTASPSLKRVGDDILSLRQRKDQIVKEATLTNNREVSKVGHDAEVNGEKTLQVIDNSFEKVDLDSSEQRVLQVENVLSKLQKQTLVKHESSEEKTFQVIGEIHEKVNLDSSDLPAHLPVEKLLALEYSNWDANQELLEVNNFNIDLTEKKALGGGAVELNSDDLKFTEPENDDIKFPEQNLLKLVEIDFASKDMETTQSKLLAAENGLPMQKSLKLDDKALVSPVLQHHEHKFYKQVNLETVDISPPELKSDDYQLSQLATDYEEVEGSEYSYSDSSEKESEHELEENKDNCESSKGIERRSKRNSAIHPDDTNPTAYKLKFRRGKTIEVQPEYSGPRRLKFRRRTVDGNVEGIQTERRNFRKSEISEPANASSAETQGIMLKHQSLQDKKDERVLFNNVIEETASKLVETRKSKVKALVGAFETVISLPR; encoded by the coding sequence ATCAATGGCACAAAAGGAAGAAGTGGATGTTCATGAAATTACAGTGAAGTGTGGCACAAAAGGAAGTATGAGGAGATGTTCAACTAGCGGAACAATTACTAAAGGTTCTTCAGATGCTTCTATCAGAAGTGAAAAGCCAATACCTCACTATCTAAGAGTTTCGGCAGGTTCCTGCCATGATATCTGCAAGTATGGAAGGAAACATGATTCTGTACCTGAGTCTAAGAGCCCCCAAAAGCCTTCACCTCATTATCGAAGAGCTTCTACTGGCTCTTGCCATGATATTAGCAAGTATGGACGAAAACATGAATCTGAAACTGTATCTAAGCAACGTCTTTCATTCTCCAAATCTGGCGGCAAGCTGAAATTGATAGATGAGTCACTTGTAGCAAACAACCTAAACATGGAGAATTGTAAGAAGAGGGCTACAATCAAGCAGAAATACTCATTCCAAAAGGATGAGCTTCCTGAGAAAATGGCTGATAGTAATCTGAAGGCTGGATCGAAGCTTGGAACTTCAGATAAATATATGGATATCAAGTTACAATCTGTGTCATCATGCCAGAAAAGTAGTGTTTCTAGTGATCAGGAAGTTCTTCAGACATCAGAAATTAAAGAGGCTGGAACAAAGATCAAGGATGATGGAACTCCAGAGAAATATGTTGATATTAAGTTTTGGTCTGTGTCATCATGCAagaaaaactttctttcaagtgATCGGGAAGTCCTTGGAACTTCAGAATGTAAAGATACTAAAGTGCAAGTAATTGATTTAAAAGATGAAACTAAGAAACAAGTTATGAAATTGAAGACTCCGAGCAAGTTGAATTCATTGGTTTACAAGAGTAAAATTGATGAGCAGAAGCATGCACCTTCTGCAGAAGGAAATGATGCAGTTCAAAAGTTGGGTGCAATCACAAACAAAACCCCAACTTTCCTAGAACCCACAGCATCTTCTAAGGCTAAGCTTGTTGCTGCACATGACAACCCTACAGATCTGAACCATAATTCATCAGTGTCTCATGTTAATGAAAAGTATGTGGCATCTAAGGAAGCAGGGATTAGCAAGGAGAAGGAAAGAATTGATAAAGCTACTAGAGAATCAACAAAAACACCAGCAAAGCATATCCTGAGATCATCTACAGCTTCTCCATCTCTCAAGCGTGTTGGTGATGACATTTTGAGTTTGAGGCAAAGAAAGGACCAGATTGTTAAAGAAGCAACTCTAACAAACAATAGAGAAGTTTCAAAAGTTGGGCATGATGCTGAGGTCAACGGGGAGAAAACATTGCAGGTTATTGATAATTCATTCGAAAAGGTTGATTTAGATTCCTCTGAGCAAAGAGTATTGCAAGTGGAGAATGTTCTATCCAAACTACAAAAACAAACTCTAGTAAAGCATGAGAGTAGCGAAGAGAAAACATTTCAGGTCATTGGTGAGATACATGAGAAGGTCAATTTGGATTCTTCAGATTTACCTGCACATTTACCAGTTGAAAAATTGTTGGCATTGGAGTACAGTAACTGGGATGCCAATCAGGAATTGCTTGAAGTAAACAATTTCAATATAGATCTTACAGAGAAGAAAGCACTCGGTGGTGGTGCAGTGGAATTGAATTCTGATGACTTGAAATTCACTGAACCAGAAAATGATGACATTAAATTCCCAGAGCAAAATTTGTTGAAGCTAGTGGAAATTGATTTTGCATCCAAAGATATGGAAACTACACAGTCGAAATTACTCGCAGCAGAGAATGGCTTACCAATGCAGAAATCTCTAAAACTAGATGACAAGGCTCTTGTTTCCCCAGTTCTGCAACATCATGAACACAAATTCTACAAACAAGTGAACCTAGAGACAGTTGATATTAGTCCTCCAGAACTGAAATCTGATGATTACCAATTATCTCAATTGGCTACAGATTATGAAGAGGTTGAGGGATCAGAGTACTCATACTCTGATTCATCTGAAAAGGAGTCTGAGCATGAATTGGAAGAGAACAAAGACAATTGTGAATCCTCAAAAGGCATAGAGAGGAGGTCGAAAAGAAATTCAGCCATCCATCCAGATGATACAAATCCTACAGCGTACAAATTAAAATTCAGGAGAGGCAAGACCATCGAGGTCCAACCTGAATACAGTGGTCCAAGAAGACTGAAGTTTAGGAGAAGAACAGTAGATGGGAATGTTGAAGGCATTCAAACAGAAAGGAGGAACTTCAGAAAGAGTGAGATAAGTGAACCAGCAAATGCTTCCAGTGCAGAGACTCAAGGCATTATGTTGAAACATCAAAGCCTGCAGGACAAAAAAGATGAACGAGTCTTGTTCAACAACGTGATTGAAGAAACTGCCAGTAAGTTAGTGGAGACCAGGAAGAGCAAGGTGAAGGCATTGGTTGGTGCTTTTGAAACTGTGATATCTCTTCCAAGATAA
- the LOC121971666 gene encoding uncharacterized protein LOC121971666 isoform X2 → MAQKEEVDVHEITVKCGTKGSMRRCSTSGTITKGSSDASIRSEKPIPHYLRVSAGSCHDICKYGRKHDSVPESKSPQKPSPHYRRASTGSCHDISKYGRKHESETVSKQRLSFSKSGGKLKLIDESLVANNLNMENCKKRATIKQKYSFQKDELPEKMADSNLKAGSKLGTSDKYMDIKLQSVSSCQKSSVSSDQEVLQTSEIKEAGTKIKDDGTPEKYVDIKFWSVSSCKKNFLSSDREVLGTSECKDTKVQVIDLKDETKKQVMKLKTPSKLNSLVYKSKIDEQKHAPSAEGNDAVQKLGAITNKTPTFLEPTASSKAKLVAAHDNPTDLNHNSSVSHVNEKYVASKEAGISKEKERIDKATRESTKTPAKHILRSSTASPSLKRVGDDILSLRQRKDQIVKEATLTNNREVSKVGHDAEVNGEKTLQVIDNSFEKVDLDSSEQRVLQVENVLSKLQKQTLVKHESSEEKTFQVIGEIHEKVNLDSSDLPAHLPVEKLLALEYSNWDANQELLEVNNFNIDLTEKKALGGGAVELNSDDLKFTEPENDDIKFPEQNLLKLVEIDFASKDMETTQSKLLAAENGLPMQKSLKLDDKALVSPVLQHHEHKFYKQVNLETVDISPPELKSDDYQLSQLATDYEEVEGSEYSYSDSSEKESEHELEENKDNCESSKGIERRSKRNSAIHPDDTNPTAYKLKFRRGKTIEVQPEYSGPRRLKFRRRTVDGNVEGIQTERRNFRKSEISEPANASSAETQGIMLKHQSLQDKKDERVLFNNVIEETASKLVETRKSKVKALVGAFETVISLPR, encoded by the coding sequence ATGGCACAAAAGGAAGAAGTGGATGTTCATGAAATTACAGTGAAGTGTGGCACAAAAGGAAGTATGAGGAGATGTTCAACTAGCGGAACAATTACTAAAGGTTCTTCAGATGCTTCTATCAGAAGTGAAAAGCCAATACCTCACTATCTAAGAGTTTCGGCAGGTTCCTGCCATGATATCTGCAAGTATGGAAGGAAACATGATTCTGTACCTGAGTCTAAGAGCCCCCAAAAGCCTTCACCTCATTATCGAAGAGCTTCTACTGGCTCTTGCCATGATATTAGCAAGTATGGACGAAAACATGAATCTGAAACTGTATCTAAGCAACGTCTTTCATTCTCCAAATCTGGCGGCAAGCTGAAATTGATAGATGAGTCACTTGTAGCAAACAACCTAAACATGGAGAATTGTAAGAAGAGGGCTACAATCAAGCAGAAATACTCATTCCAAAAGGATGAGCTTCCTGAGAAAATGGCTGATAGTAATCTGAAGGCTGGATCGAAGCTTGGAACTTCAGATAAATATATGGATATCAAGTTACAATCTGTGTCATCATGCCAGAAAAGTAGTGTTTCTAGTGATCAGGAAGTTCTTCAGACATCAGAAATTAAAGAGGCTGGAACAAAGATCAAGGATGATGGAACTCCAGAGAAATATGTTGATATTAAGTTTTGGTCTGTGTCATCATGCAagaaaaactttctttcaagtgATCGGGAAGTCCTTGGAACTTCAGAATGTAAAGATACTAAAGTGCAAGTAATTGATTTAAAAGATGAAACTAAGAAACAAGTTATGAAATTGAAGACTCCGAGCAAGTTGAATTCATTGGTTTACAAGAGTAAAATTGATGAGCAGAAGCATGCACCTTCTGCAGAAGGAAATGATGCAGTTCAAAAGTTGGGTGCAATCACAAACAAAACCCCAACTTTCCTAGAACCCACAGCATCTTCTAAGGCTAAGCTTGTTGCTGCACATGACAACCCTACAGATCTGAACCATAATTCATCAGTGTCTCATGTTAATGAAAAGTATGTGGCATCTAAGGAAGCAGGGATTAGCAAGGAGAAGGAAAGAATTGATAAAGCTACTAGAGAATCAACAAAAACACCAGCAAAGCATATCCTGAGATCATCTACAGCTTCTCCATCTCTCAAGCGTGTTGGTGATGACATTTTGAGTTTGAGGCAAAGAAAGGACCAGATTGTTAAAGAAGCAACTCTAACAAACAATAGAGAAGTTTCAAAAGTTGGGCATGATGCTGAGGTCAACGGGGAGAAAACATTGCAGGTTATTGATAATTCATTCGAAAAGGTTGATTTAGATTCCTCTGAGCAAAGAGTATTGCAAGTGGAGAATGTTCTATCCAAACTACAAAAACAAACTCTAGTAAAGCATGAGAGTAGCGAAGAGAAAACATTTCAGGTCATTGGTGAGATACATGAGAAGGTCAATTTGGATTCTTCAGATTTACCTGCACATTTACCAGTTGAAAAATTGTTGGCATTGGAGTACAGTAACTGGGATGCCAATCAGGAATTGCTTGAAGTAAACAATTTCAATATAGATCTTACAGAGAAGAAAGCACTCGGTGGTGGTGCAGTGGAATTGAATTCTGATGACTTGAAATTCACTGAACCAGAAAATGATGACATTAAATTCCCAGAGCAAAATTTGTTGAAGCTAGTGGAAATTGATTTTGCATCCAAAGATATGGAAACTACACAGTCGAAATTACTCGCAGCAGAGAATGGCTTACCAATGCAGAAATCTCTAAAACTAGATGACAAGGCTCTTGTTTCCCCAGTTCTGCAACATCATGAACACAAATTCTACAAACAAGTGAACCTAGAGACAGTTGATATTAGTCCTCCAGAACTGAAATCTGATGATTACCAATTATCTCAATTGGCTACAGATTATGAAGAGGTTGAGGGATCAGAGTACTCATACTCTGATTCATCTGAAAAGGAGTCTGAGCATGAATTGGAAGAGAACAAAGACAATTGTGAATCCTCAAAAGGCATAGAGAGGAGGTCGAAAAGAAATTCAGCCATCCATCCAGATGATACAAATCCTACAGCGTACAAATTAAAATTCAGGAGAGGCAAGACCATCGAGGTCCAACCTGAATACAGTGGTCCAAGAAGACTGAAGTTTAGGAGAAGAACAGTAGATGGGAATGTTGAAGGCATTCAAACAGAAAGGAGGAACTTCAGAAAGAGTGAGATAAGTGAACCAGCAAATGCTTCCAGTGCAGAGACTCAAGGCATTATGTTGAAACATCAAAGCCTGCAGGACAAAAAAGATGAACGAGTCTTGTTCAACAACGTGATTGAAGAAACTGCCAGTAAGTTAGTGGAGACCAGGAAGAGCAAGGTGAAGGCATTGGTTGGTGCTTTTGAAACTGTGATATCTCTTCCAAGATAA